The Inediibacterium massiliense genome includes the window CCTAGCAACAGATATGATCTTTAGATACATTCATAAATATTCTAAACGATTCTTGTCGTAAGTTTTGTCATTTTGTGACGAAAATATAAGCTGTTTAGGAATAGTGCTTCAACTATCTTTGTAAATCTTTTGCAAATAGACATTACAAAAGAGGATTAACAAATAAAACTTACCCTCTTATAACATGGGCTTCTTTCTTTAATCATTTAATGACAATTCAGATCTAAATATTATTACAGCATTCCCAGCAATTTTAACTTCTACAGGTTCTTTATTTTCTATTTTCACCTCAACTTCAATGATACCTGGTCGTTTTATAGCTTCACCTTGCTTAACTTTAAATTTAAATAAAGAATTATTGTGCTTAACCAAATTATGGCGAACCAGATATGCCCCTAAAGGACCATTTGCATTACCAGTTACAGGATCTTCATTAATACCTATTGCAGGCGCAAACATTCTGCCATGTATTAAAATATCACTATCTTGCGGATCAACTGTAAAAACATAATATCCATTACATTTAATAATTGTACTTAATTTAGAAAGTACATTATAATCTGGCTGCAATGTATTTAAAGTTGCAATACTTTTTATACCGACCATAACCTTAGAATGACCTGTTGAAACAATCTGAATTTTATAGTCTTCCAATAAATCACTATTTCTTATA containing:
- a CDS encoding PhzF family isomerase, translating into MERKYKLYQIDSFTKGKFTGNPAGVITNADGLTDYEMQRIARELNNSETAFIFSSDSNEYDAHIRFFTPINEVPICGHATIAAHYARAVENGLDTSRVYHKTGAGILPVDIVKEKGDYKIVMTQGKIEFGNIIDSINKEKLLAALNIRNSDLLEDYKIQIVSTGHSKVMVGIKSIATLNTLQPDYNVLSKLSTIIKCNGYYVFTVDPQDSDILIHGRMFAPAIGINEDPVTGNANGPLGAYLVRHNLVKHNNSLFKFKVKQGEAIKRPGIIEVEVKIENKEPVEVKIAGNAVIIFRSELSLND